One Euwallacea fornicatus isolate EFF26 chromosome 14, ASM4011564v1, whole genome shotgun sequence genomic region harbors:
- the LOC136343464 gene encoding uncharacterized protein isoform X1 yields MIEINKREETNRLCYSLQEDQRILRYVLDGNHQDFIKGDGLWKKMEMERVCGSRTWQSMKNRFMRNILASKSRPEYGLTHEEKQSLKNINQSTATSNLKKNCVSVSRHDSSDVVKQKSESQKDRGAKPVSIQRNIKHNLIFSVEEDKKLINHLLHNCTFLQEAPYENDGWKALEAEKVCSGRSWQSMKNRFLRDIYPSIINPIYDLTEEEIAWITNCLSSKPNSELNNHNSFVEILSSSDESLDAIQIESDTNIRSSSKRSHEIETYSSSSTRFCRKSAYTPHSAKVLNPFAKSASTVLKKSQRNSVATKTKVNNKNRDSLKKSNSIHVASSSKNWESVDSLVSLNSNSEYVHHKNEVEVLRVSSSDTDECSVIPNDFYSIDMKWTDSDTS; encoded by the exons atgattgaaataaataaaagggAAGAAACAAACAGACTGTGCTATTCATTACAGGAAGATCAAAGAATTCTGCGTTATGTTCTGGATGGTAATCATCAAGACTTCATTAAAGGAGATGGACTATggaagaaaatggaaatggaaaGAGTATGTGGATCTAGAACCTGGCAGAGTATGAAGAATCGGTTCATGCGAAACATCTTAGCAAGCAAAAGCAGGCCTGAATATGGCTTGACTCACGAAGAGAAGCAgtccttaaaaaatataaatcaatcAACTGCCACatctaacttaaaaaaaaactgtgtgAGTGTCTCTAGACATGATTCTTCAGATGTTGTAAAACAAAAGAGTGAATCACAGAAAGACAGGGGTGCAAAGCCTGTCTCAATACAAAGGAATATAAAACACAATTTAATATTCTCAGTTGAAGAGgataagaaattaattaaccaCCTTTTGCACAATTGTACCTTCTTGCAGGAGGCTCCTTATGAAAATGATGGTTGGAAAGCCCTTGAAGCAGAAAAAGTCTGTTCAGGACGAAGTTGGCAAAGCATGAAAAATAGGTTTTTAAG GGACATCTATCCATCAATCATCAATCCCATTTATGATTTAACTGAAGAAGAAATTGCTTGGATAACAAATTGTTTATCATCTAAACCAAACTCTGAGCTCAACAACCACAATTCTTTTGTGGAAATATTGAGTAGCTCTGATGAATCACTGGATGCAATACAAATTGAATCAGATACAAACATTCGATCTAGTTCCAAACGAAGTcatgaaattgaaacatattcAAGTTCAAGTACTCGATTTTGCAGAAAGTCAGCATACACACCACATAGTGCAAAAGTTCTAAATCCTTTTGCTAAATCAGCATCAActgtattgaaaaaatctcaaagGAATTCTGTTGCAACTAAAACAAAggtgaataataaaaacaggGATAGTCTAAAAAAGTCGAACTCAATTCATGTTGCATCAAGTAGCAAGAACTGGGAGTCAGTAGACTCTCTTGTTAGCTTGAATAGTAACAGCGAATATGTACACCATAAAAACGAAGTGGAAGTTTTGAGGGTAAGTTCCTCTGACACTGATGAATGTAGCGTAATCCCCAACGATTTTTATTCCATTGACATGAAGTGGACAGACAGTGACACATCTTAA
- the LOC136343464 gene encoding uncharacterized protein isoform X2: MEMERVCGSRTWQSMKNRFMRNILASKSRPEYGLTHEEKQSLKNINQSTATSNLKKNCVSVSRHDSSDVVKQKSESQKDRGAKPVSIQRNIKHNLIFSVEEDKKLINHLLHNCTFLQEAPYENDGWKALEAEKVCSGRSWQSMKNRFLRDIYPSIINPIYDLTEEEIAWITNCLSSKPNSELNNHNSFVEILSSSDESLDAIQIESDTNIRSSSKRSHEIETYSSSSTRFCRKSAYTPHSAKVLNPFAKSASTVLKKSQRNSVATKTKVNNKNRDSLKKSNSIHVASSSKNWESVDSLVSLNSNSEYVHHKNEVEVLRVSSSDTDECSVIPNDFYSIDMKWTDSDTS; this comes from the exons atggaaatggaaaGAGTATGTGGATCTAGAACCTGGCAGAGTATGAAGAATCGGTTCATGCGAAACATCTTAGCAAGCAAAAGCAGGCCTGAATATGGCTTGACTCACGAAGAGAAGCAgtccttaaaaaatataaatcaatcAACTGCCACatctaacttaaaaaaaaactgtgtgAGTGTCTCTAGACATGATTCTTCAGATGTTGTAAAACAAAAGAGTGAATCACAGAAAGACAGGGGTGCAAAGCCTGTCTCAATACAAAGGAATATAAAACACAATTTAATATTCTCAGTTGAAGAGgataagaaattaattaaccaCCTTTTGCACAATTGTACCTTCTTGCAGGAGGCTCCTTATGAAAATGATGGTTGGAAAGCCCTTGAAGCAGAAAAAGTCTGTTCAGGACGAAGTTGGCAAAGCATGAAAAATAGGTTTTTAAG GGACATCTATCCATCAATCATCAATCCCATTTATGATTTAACTGAAGAAGAAATTGCTTGGATAACAAATTGTTTATCATCTAAACCAAACTCTGAGCTCAACAACCACAATTCTTTTGTGGAAATATTGAGTAGCTCTGATGAATCACTGGATGCAATACAAATTGAATCAGATACAAACATTCGATCTAGTTCCAAACGAAGTcatgaaattgaaacatattcAAGTTCAAGTACTCGATTTTGCAGAAAGTCAGCATACACACCACATAGTGCAAAAGTTCTAAATCCTTTTGCTAAATCAGCATCAActgtattgaaaaaatctcaaagGAATTCTGTTGCAACTAAAACAAAggtgaataataaaaacaggGATAGTCTAAAAAAGTCGAACTCAATTCATGTTGCATCAAGTAGCAAGAACTGGGAGTCAGTAGACTCTCTTGTTAGCTTGAATAGTAACAGCGAATATGTACACCATAAAAACGAAGTGGAAGTTTTGAGGGTAAGTTCCTCTGACACTGATGAATGTAGCGTAATCCCCAACGATTTTTATTCCATTGACATGAAGTGGACAGACAGTGACACATCTTAA
- the LOC136343464 gene encoding uncharacterized protein isoform X3 — protein sequence MIEINKREETNRLCYSLQEDQRILRYVLDGNHQDFIKGDGLWKKMEMERVCGSRTWQSMKNRFMRNILASKSRPEYGLTHEEKQSLKNINQSTATSNLKKNCEAPYENDGWKALEAEKVCSGRSWQSMKNRFLRDIYPSIINPIYDLTEEEIAWITNCLSSKPNSELNNHNSFVEILSSSDESLDAIQIESDTNIRSSSKRSHEIETYSSSSTRFCRKSAYTPHSAKVLNPFAKSASTVLKKSQRNSVATKTKVNNKNRDSLKKSNSIHVASSSKNWESVDSLVSLNSNSEYVHHKNEVEVLRVSSSDTDECSVIPNDFYSIDMKWTDSDTS from the exons atgattgaaataaataaaagggAAGAAACAAACAGACTGTGCTATTCATTACAGGAAGATCAAAGAATTCTGCGTTATGTTCTGGATGGTAATCATCAAGACTTCATTAAAGGAGATGGACTATggaagaaaatggaaatggaaaGAGTATGTGGATCTAGAACCTGGCAGAGTATGAAGAATCGGTTCATGCGAAACATCTTAGCAAGCAAAAGCAGGCCTGAATATGGCTTGACTCACGAAGAGAAGCAgtccttaaaaaatataaatcaatcAACTGCCACatctaacttaaaaaaaaactgt GAGGCTCCTTATGAAAATGATGGTTGGAAAGCCCTTGAAGCAGAAAAAGTCTGTTCAGGACGAAGTTGGCAAAGCATGAAAAATAGGTTTTTAAG GGACATCTATCCATCAATCATCAATCCCATTTATGATTTAACTGAAGAAGAAATTGCTTGGATAACAAATTGTTTATCATCTAAACCAAACTCTGAGCTCAACAACCACAATTCTTTTGTGGAAATATTGAGTAGCTCTGATGAATCACTGGATGCAATACAAATTGAATCAGATACAAACATTCGATCTAGTTCCAAACGAAGTcatgaaattgaaacatattcAAGTTCAAGTACTCGATTTTGCAGAAAGTCAGCATACACACCACATAGTGCAAAAGTTCTAAATCCTTTTGCTAAATCAGCATCAActgtattgaaaaaatctcaaagGAATTCTGTTGCAACTAAAACAAAggtgaataataaaaacaggGATAGTCTAAAAAAGTCGAACTCAATTCATGTTGCATCAAGTAGCAAGAACTGGGAGTCAGTAGACTCTCTTGTTAGCTTGAATAGTAACAGCGAATATGTACACCATAAAAACGAAGTGGAAGTTTTGAGGGTAAGTTCCTCTGACACTGATGAATGTAGCGTAATCCCCAACGATTTTTATTCCATTGACATGAAGTGGACAGACAGTGACACATCTTAA